A genomic window from Streptomyces mirabilis includes:
- a CDS encoding acyl-CoA dehydrogenase family protein, giving the protein MPDRAPQPVDRQLPTDEARDLISLVRDIAQREIAPKAAEEEDAGRFPREIFGLLSDSGLLGLPYDSEYGGGDQPYEVYLQVLEELAMARLTVGLGVSVHTLSCHALANYGTKEQRAEYLPAMLGGGLLGAYCLSEPSSGSDAASLRTKAVRAGGGEAGSGGEWAITGTKAWITHGGVADFYTVLARSGGAGPRGITAFLVPGHAEGLSAAPPERKMGMKGSPTAQIHFDGVRVSDGRRIGDEGQGFAIALAALDSGRLGIAACAIGVAQAALDEAVAYATGREQFGRPISDFQGLRFMLADMATQIEAGRALYLAAARLRDAGRPFAKQAAMAKLLCTDTAMKVTTDAVQVLGGYGYTADFPVERYLREAKVLQIVEGTNQIQRMVIARHLAGPESH; this is encoded by the coding sequence ATGCCCGACCGCGCCCCGCAGCCGGTGGACCGTCAACTGCCCACGGACGAGGCCCGGGATCTGATCTCGCTCGTCCGTGACATCGCGCAGCGCGAGATAGCCCCGAAGGCGGCCGAGGAGGAGGACGCCGGACGCTTCCCGCGCGAGATCTTCGGCCTGCTCTCCGATTCCGGCCTGCTCGGACTGCCGTACGACTCCGAGTACGGCGGCGGCGACCAGCCGTACGAGGTCTACCTCCAGGTCCTCGAAGAGCTCGCCATGGCCCGTCTCACCGTCGGCCTCGGCGTCAGCGTGCACACCCTCTCCTGCCATGCCCTGGCGAACTACGGCACCAAGGAACAGCGCGCCGAGTACCTGCCTGCGATGCTCGGCGGCGGCCTCCTGGGCGCCTACTGCCTCTCTGAGCCGTCCTCCGGCTCGGACGCCGCCTCCCTGCGGACGAAGGCCGTCCGGGCGGGCGGGGGAGAAGCCGGGAGCGGGGGAGAGTGGGCGATCACGGGCACCAAGGCCTGGATCACCCACGGCGGCGTCGCCGACTTCTACACCGTGCTCGCCCGCAGCGGCGGCGCGGGCCCGCGCGGCATCACCGCGTTCCTGGTGCCCGGCCACGCCGAGGGACTGAGCGCCGCCCCGCCCGAGAGGAAGATGGGCATGAAGGGCTCGCCCACCGCGCAGATCCACTTCGACGGTGTACGGGTGTCCGACGGCCGGCGCATCGGCGACGAGGGGCAGGGCTTCGCGATCGCCCTCGCCGCGCTCGACTCCGGCCGGCTCGGCATCGCGGCCTGCGCCATCGGCGTCGCCCAGGCGGCCCTGGACGAGGCCGTCGCGTACGCGACCGGGCGCGAACAGTTCGGCCGGCCGATCTCCGACTTCCAGGGCCTGCGCTTCATGCTCGCGGACATGGCGACGCAGATCGAGGCGGGCCGGGCGCTCTACCTGGCCGCGGCACGGCTGCGCGACGCGGGGCGGCCCTTCGCCAAACAGGCCGCCATGGCGAAGCTGCTGTGCACGGACACGGCGATGAAGGTCACCACGGACGCCGTCCAGGTGCTCGGCGGGTACGGCTACACCGCGGACTTCCCGGTCGAGCGCTATCTGCGCGAGGCCAAGGTCCTCCAGATCGTCGAGGGCACCAATCAGATCCAGCGGATGGTCATCGCCCGTCACCTCGCGGGGCCGGAGTCACACTGA